Proteins encoded by one window of Primulina huaijiensis isolate GDHJ02 chromosome 1, ASM1229523v2, whole genome shotgun sequence:
- the LOC140987483 gene encoding peroxidase 27-like, translating to MASLNFFFKLAFLGCFIFGVAKGQGLKVGYYKEKCPQLEYIVKGIISQVIHKDPTLAAPLLRMQFHDCFVRGCDGSVLLESRNKQSEKDALPNLSLRGFEVIDQVKAAVEKACPNLVSCADILTIVARDVTFQIMGPHWEVELGRKDGKVSILNEALTQLIPPSANINALIQGFKNRGLSVKDLVVLSGSHTIGISHCSSFGNRLYNFTGRNDADPTLDPKYVVELKRKCPPGDQNSIVEMDPGSSLKFDVSYYTLVSKRRGLFESDAALLNNKETRDYLTYQSIKYGPTFFKDFGDSMVKMGRIGVVTGKYAGEIRKVCTRVN from the exons ATGGCTTCCTTAAATTTCTTCTTTAAGTTAGCCTTTTTAGGGTGTTTTATTTTCGGTGTTGCAAAGGGACAGGGATTGAAAGTAGGGTATTACAAGGAAAAATGCCCGCAGCTTGAATATATTGTCAAAGGGATTATATCCCAAGTCATACATAAAGATCCCACTCTCGCAGCTCCTTTGTTAAGAATGCAATTTCATGATTGTTTCGTCAGG GGTTGTGATGGTTCGGTCTTGTTGGAGTCTCGCAATAAACAATCTGAGAAGGACGCTCTCCCAAATCTTAGCCTGAGAGGATTTGAAGTAATAGATCAAGTGAAGGCTGCGGTGGAGAAAGCTTGTCCCAACTTGGTTTCATGTGCTGACATACTAACCATAGTAGCCAGGGATGTCACATTTCag ATCATGGGGCCACACTGGGAAGTCGAATTGGGACGAAAAGATGGAAAGGTTTCGATCTTGAATGAAGCCTTGACTCAATTAATACCACCTTCTGCAAACATTAATGCCTTGATTCAAGGATTTAAAAATAGAGGCTTAAGCGTCAAGGATCTTGTTGTATTATCAG GTAGTCACACAATTGGAATATCTCATTGTTCGTCATTCGGCAACCGTCTCTATAACTTCACTGGCAGGAACGACGCAGATCCCACATTGGATCCAAAGTACGTCGTAGAACTGAAGAGGAAATGTCCGCCTGGAGATCAAAACTCCATAGTAGAGATGGATCCAGGGAGTTCCTTGAAATTCGACGTTTCATATTACACATTAGTGTCAAAAAGACGAGGACTTTTCGAATCGGATGCAGCCCTTTTAAATAACAAGGAGACAAGAGACTATCTCACCTATCAGTCTATTAAATATGGACCTACTTTCTTCAAGGATTTCGGTGATTCCATGGTGAAAATGGGAAGAATTGGTGTGGTCACTGGAAAATACGCAGGTGAAATCAGGAAAGTTTGCACAAGGGTTAACTAA